A region from the Helcococcus ovis genome encodes:
- the recN gene encoding DNA repair protein RecN, whose translation MLLNLYVKNFAIIKQINISFDNGLNILSGETGSGKSLLLKALSLIKGERFSKDYIGKFDQKTIVEVVFTSNDNINNLLLENNIDIDDNIILTRIFDRNASVTKINNRACSVKFMSQIANVLFDIHGQHSQLVVLDKSNYISLIDKFDKTTDILKISLSENLKTLNKLKSEISNLEIPEDELEREKDLLKYQINEIESFNFNEYDEEKLNKEYKKLTNQTELINGTNAIIDAVSQSNKSLSVKEIINMLYDKLLDLERLDSDLKDLTSDILNIKELIYDFSRNIENYSYTLDIDEERIQVIEDIFSAFQVLRLKYGKTPDEILEFLENIKSRFKILSNIEKRRNELALEISKINNENKKIADDLTNKRIKIIKELEDKIIKELSEMNMLNIDFKIQLNKLEKISKNGHDDIDFMISTNKGQELKSLSNVSSGGEISRFMLALKAALIDKEDLETIIFDEIDTGISGKTADIVGNKLKKISKVCQLIVISHLAQIASKSDTHYLIYKDVENDFTITNIQKLDYDGKVKEIARLISGIDITKNSMDAANELLKESL comes from the coding sequence ATGTTATTAAATTTGTACGTGAAAAATTTTGCGATTATAAAACAAATTAATATTAGTTTTGATAATGGATTAAATATTTTATCAGGAGAAACCGGATCAGGTAAAAGTTTGCTATTAAAAGCTTTATCTTTAATTAAAGGGGAAAGATTTAGCAAAGATTATATAGGTAAATTTGATCAAAAAACAATTGTAGAGGTTGTATTTACAAGCAATGATAATATAAATAATCTTTTATTGGAAAATAATATTGATATTGATGATAATATTATTCTTACAAGAATATTTGATCGAAATGCTTCCGTTACAAAAATAAATAATAGAGCATGTAGTGTAAAGTTCATGAGTCAAATAGCAAATGTGCTATTTGACATTCATGGACAACACTCACAATTAGTTGTTTTAGATAAATCTAATTATATTTCTTTAATTGATAAATTTGATAAGACTACAGATATTTTAAAAATTAGTTTGTCAGAAAATCTAAAAACACTTAATAAATTAAAAAGTGAAATTTCTAATTTAGAAATTCCTGAAGATGAGTTAGAAAGAGAAAAGGATTTATTAAAATATCAGATAAATGAGATAGAATCTTTTAATTTTAATGAATATGATGAAGAAAAATTAAATAAAGAATACAAAAAATTGACAAATCAAACAGAGCTTATAAATGGAACGAATGCAATAATTGATGCTGTTTCTCAAAGTAATAAGTCGTTATCAGTTAAAGAAATTATAAATATGTTGTATGATAAATTATTAGATTTGGAAAGATTAGATAGTGATCTTAAAGACTTAACGAGTGATATTCTTAATATTAAAGAGTTGATATATGATTTTTCAAGAAATATTGAAAATTACTCTTATACTCTCGATATAGATGAAGAAAGAATACAAGTTATAGAAGATATATTTTCTGCATTTCAAGTTTTAAGATTAAAATATGGAAAGACTCCTGATGAGATTTTAGAATTTTTAGAAAATATAAAGTCAAGATTTAAGATACTAAGTAATATTGAAAAAAGAAGAAATGAACTTGCTCTTGAAATTTCTAAGATTAATAATGAAAATAAAAAAATTGCAGATGATTTAACTAATAAAAGAATTAAAATAATCAAAGAGCTAGAAGATAAAATTATAAAAGAATTAAGTGAAATGAACATGCTTAATATTGATTTTAAAATACAATTAAATAAATTAGAAAAAATTAGTAAAAATGGTCATGATGATATTGATTTTATGATATCTACAAATAAAGGGCAAGAGCTTAAGAGTTTGAGTAATGTTTCATCAGGTGGTGAAATTTCTAGGTTTATGTTAGCGTTAAAAGCTGCATTGATTGATAAAGAAGATTTGGAAACTATAATATTTGATGAAATTGATACAGGAATAAGTGGTAAAACAGCTGATATAGTGGGAAATAAACTAAAGAAAATTTCAAAAGTATGTCAATTAATTGTTATATCACATTTAGCTCAAATTGCAAGTAAATCAGATACTCATTATTTAATATATAAAGATGTTGAGAATGATTTTACTATAACTAATATTCAAAAATTAGATTATGATGGAAAAGTCAAAGAAATTGCACGTTTAATTTCCGGAATAGATATAACGAAAAATAGCATGGATGCAGCAAATGAATTATTAAAGGAGAGTTTATGA
- a CDS encoding NUDIX hydrolase, with product MSDNLHIEETIKSEKIYEGRIIKVRVDTVELENRSYAKREIVEHDRGVGIVAINENKEIYLIKQFRKPVEKVIYEIPAGLVEANENLVDAAVREAQEEIGYKPNNMKLIAEAYASPGFTDEIISIFLGTDLVYDKLDLDETEFLEPFKVPLKKAVEMVENFEIVDAKSIIGILYAAREFGI from the coding sequence ATGAGTGACAATTTACATATAGAAGAAACTATAAAATCTGAAAAAATTTATGAAGGAAGAATTATAAAGGTTAGAGTGGATACTGTGGAACTTGAAAACAGAAGTTATGCTAAAAGGGAAATTGTTGAACATGATCGAGGTGTTGGTATAGTTGCTATTAATGAAAATAAAGAAATATACTTGATTAAACAATTTAGAAAACCTGTTGAAAAAGTTATATATGAAATACCTGCTGGGCTTGTTGAAGCTAATGAAAATCTTGTAGATGCTGCCGTTAGGGAAGCTCAGGAAGAAATTGGATATAAGCCAAATAACATGAAACTTATTGCAGAAGCATATGCTTCTCCGGGATTTACAGATGAAATAATATCAATATTTTTGGGTACTGATTTAGTGTATGATAAGCTTGATTTAGATGAAACGGAGTTTTTAGAACCATTTAAGGTTCCATTGAAAAAAGCTGTTGAAATGGTTGAAAATTTTGAAATAGTAGATGCAAAATCAATTATCGGAATTTTATATGCAGCAAGAGAGTTTGGAATATAA
- a CDS encoding site-2 protease family protein, protein MNNKFFDLIILVISLLFVIITHELGHAVVALWNGDDTAKKAGRITFNPLKHLDLIGTLFLIVMKFGWAKPVPIDSRKFKNERFGLFTVSIAGITVNLITCFFAILIFNTLFYFNIYNYFVYSLLDNIALYSVVFAVFNLLPIPPLDGSKILASILPKSFEYFIYKNEKYSYIILLVLLYFGVINRIIVPAIKPILSFFNMISIYILKIF, encoded by the coding sequence ATGAATAATAAGTTTTTTGATTTAATTATATTAGTTATAAGTCTGTTATTTGTGATTATAACTCACGAATTGGGGCATGCGGTTGTTGCTTTGTGGAATGGAGATGATACAGCAAAAAAAGCGGGAAGAATTACTTTTAATCCACTAAAACATTTAGATTTGATTGGTACATTATTTTTAATTGTGATGAAATTTGGATGGGCAAAACCGGTACCTATAGATTCGAGAAAATTTAAAAATGAAAGATTTGGCTTATTTACAGTATCTATTGCAGGTATAACAGTTAATTTAATTACATGTTTTTTTGCAATATTAATATTTAATACTTTATTTTATTTTAATATATATAACTATTTTGTTTATAGTTTGCTAGATAACATCGCTTTATATTCAGTAGTTTTTGCAGTTTTTAATTTACTACCGATACCACCATTAGATGGTTCAAAAATTTTAGCAAGTATATTACCTAAATCATTTGAATATTTCATATACAAAAATGAAAAATATTCTTATATTATTTTGTTAGTTTTATTATATTTTGGCGTTATAAACAGGATTATAGTTCCTGCGATAAAGCCAATTTTAAGCTTTTTTAATATGATTAGTATATATATTTTAAAAATATTCTAG
- a CDS encoding segregation and condensation protein A, whose translation MINVSTGEFYGPFDLLLDLIKKSKYDIYEIQISDITNKYIESLKVLNIPADETADFILIATQLLYIKTRSLIKDTSQEQEDEDLISQDELVRRLVQYKKIKKVIPLLEKLEEQGIRKHCKLQDDFSRFNDDSENIVYDIDKLKNTLEKLIELFLSVDEFKVDSILNIEEYSLEKYNQDIKLQLIKDKIISISKMLKKVESKSEAIIIFLSILELSKTNDLIIIQDNVSMEITVEIKNQIKEEE comes from the coding sequence ATGATAAATGTTTCAACTGGAGAATTTTATGGTCCTTTTGATTTATTATTAGATTTAATAAAGAAATCAAAGTATGACATATATGAAATCCAAATTTCAGATATAACAAATAAATATATTGAATCATTAAAGGTTCTAAATATACCAGCTGATGAAACAGCTGATTTTATTTTGATTGCTACACAATTATTATATATAAAAACTCGTTCATTAATAAAGGATACTTCTCAGGAGCAAGAAGATGAAGATCTTATTTCTCAAGATGAGCTTGTAAGACGATTAGTGCAATATAAAAAAATAAAAAAAGTAATTCCATTATTAGAAAAATTGGAAGAGCAAGGAATTAGAAAACATTGTAAGTTACAAGATGACTTTTCAAGATTTAATGATGATAGTGAAAATATTGTTTATGATATTGATAAATTAAAAAATACTTTAGAAAAATTAATAGAATTATTTTTAAGTGTTGATGAATTTAAGGTTGATAGTATATTGAATATAGAAGAATATTCTTTAGAAAAATACAATCAAGATATTAAACTACAATTGATTAAAGATAAAATTATTAGTATTTCTAAAATGCTTAAAAAAGTTGAATCAAAATCAGAAGCAATTATTATATTTTTATCCATTTTAGAACTATCTAAGACAAATGATTTAATTATTATTCAGGATAATGTTTCAATGGAAATTACTGTTGAGATTAAAAATCAAATAAAAGAGGAAGAATGA
- the scpB gene encoding SMC-Scp complex subunit ScpB yields the protein MSKRELKSIIDAILFAWAEPIHIDEIMKVIEQDKKTTRELIRELQDECEHYRRGIVLNNYDDYYQYSTRSEHDEYLKKLTKSSPRKITSSTMEVLAIIAYNQPVTRIEIDNIRGVKSYSSIDTLKAKGLIEEVGRLDAVGKPVLYGTTIQFLKMFNLSSLDELPKIENLEELNTILENENDEN from the coding sequence ATGAGTAAAAGAGAATTAAAATCAATAATTGATGCTATTTTATTTGCTTGGGCTGAACCTATACATATAGATGAAATAATGAAAGTTATTGAACAAGATAAAAAAACGACAAGAGAATTAATTAGAGAGTTACAGGATGAATGTGAACATTATAGAAGAGGGATTGTCTTAAATAATTATGATGATTATTATCAATACAGTACAAGATCTGAACATGATGAATATTTAAAGAAGTTAACCAAGTCTTCACCTAGAAAAATAACAAGTTCTACAATGGAAGTTTTAGCAATTATTGCTTATAATCAGCCTGTGACAAGAATAGAAATTGATAATATTCGTGGTGTGAAAAGTTATAGCTCCATAGATACATTAAAAGCTAAAGGATTAATTGAGGAAGTTGGAAGGCTTGATGCAGTAGGTAAACCTGTTTTATATGGTACTACTATTCAATTTTTGAAGATGTTTAATCTTTCTTCATTAGATGAGTTGCCAAAAATTGAAAATCTTGAAGAATTAAATACTATTTTGGAAAATGAAAATGATGAGAATTAA
- a CDS encoding pseudouridine synthase, giving the protein MMRINKYLSRCGVASRRNAEKLILQGLIKVNGKIITDLSFQINDDDIVEYKGHILRPVEDKFYFALNKPINYASTNSKKFDDKIIFDLIDVKEKLFSIGRLDKDSRGLIIITNDGDIYNKVIHPRNIIFKKYIVKLDKFFLKSHKSILENGIDIGGYITSPAKIKILGDKTIQIEISEGKNRQIRRMFAILGYKVLDLNRVSIGKIELSNLEIGKYRNLTINEINYLKNL; this is encoded by the coding sequence ATGATGAGAATTAATAAGTATCTATCCCGTTGTGGAGTAGCCTCCAGACGAAATGCTGAAAAATTAATACTTCAAGGATTAATTAAAGTAAACGGGAAAATCATTACGGATTTATCATTTCAAATAAATGATGATGATATAGTAGAATATAAAGGACACATTTTAAGACCTGTTGAAGATAAATTTTATTTTGCTCTAAACAAGCCCATAAATTATGCTTCTACTAATTCTAAAAAGTTTGATGATAAAATTATCTTTGATTTAATTGATGTTAAAGAAAAGTTGTTTTCTATTGGACGATTGGATAAAGATAGTAGGGGATTAATTATTATTACAAATGATGGAGATATTTATAATAAAGTTATACATCCCAGAAATATAATTTTTAAGAAATATATTGTGAAACTTGATAAATTTTTTCTGAAATCTCATAAAAGTATTTTAGAAAATGGTATTGATATCGGTGGATATATTACCAGTCCGGCAAAAATTAAGATTTTAGGAGATAAAACTATTCAAATTGAGATAAGTGAAGGAAAAAATAGACAAATTAGAAGAATGTTTGCGATTTTAGGTTATAAGGTACTAGATCTTAATAGAGTATCAATAGGTAAAATAGAATTATCCAATTTAGAAATAGGAAAATATAGAAATTTAACAATTAATGAAATAAATTATTTGAAAAACTTATAG
- the cmk gene encoding (d)CMP kinase, whose protein sequence is MYKSIAIDGPAGAGKSSISKLLAKKINFHYLDTGAMYRACTYFYLLNNIDVNDEKSINENIDKINLTIENGVFYLNGKDITKEIRSDEVTKNVSLISSYKKIRENLVDMQRNIAKQNNIILDGRDIGSHVLKDASIKFYLTADAEVRANRRLNDDAVSSNLTFEEILEDIKRRDYFDSHREITPLVKADDAILIDSSNLSIDQVIDLMIKHLEKNNVI, encoded by the coding sequence ATGTATAAATCAATAGCTATTGATGGACCTGCTGGAGCAGGTAAAAGTAGCATATCAAAATTATTAGCAAAAAAAATAAATTTCCATTATTTAGATACTGGTGCAATGTATAGAGCTTGTACATATTTTTATCTTTTAAATAATATTGATGTAAATGATGAAAAATCAATAAATGAAAATATAGATAAAATTAATCTAACAATTGAAAATGGCGTTTTTTATCTAAATGGAAAAGATATTACAAAAGAAATTAGATCTGATGAAGTAACAAAAAACGTTTCATTGATTTCAAGTTATAAAAAAATAAGAGAAAATTTAGTTGATATGCAAAGAAATATAGCTAAACAAAATAATATTATCCTTGATGGTAGAGATATTGGTAGTCATGTATTAAAAGATGCATCAATTAAATTTTATTTAACAGCAGATGCTGAAGTACGTGCGAATAGAAGATTAAATGATGATGCGGTATCAAGTAATTTAACATTTGAAGAAATATTAGAGGATATTAAAAGACGTGATTATTTTGACAGTCATAGAGAAATTACACCTTTAGTAAAAGCTGATGATGCAATATTAATAGATAGTTCAAACTTAAGTATTGATCAAGTAATTGATTTAATGATTAAACATTTGGAGAAAAATAATGTTATATAA
- a CDS encoding lysophospholipid acyltransferase family protein gives MLYKILRFIARPILKILTLYKIINKPKVIPDGNIIICSNHKSLLDPFLLILAFDRNIKFIAKKELFKFKPLGWFLRQVGAFPVDRKNNDIDAVKKSIEILKNNDVLGIFPEGTRIKSDKDVKRENFNNGIAMIALRSDSNIIPIEIKGKIGLFSKPKIIFKELIHIDDYKSLPKKDIYRVIVDKVYNNIYN, from the coding sequence ATGTTATATAAAATATTAAGATTTATTGCTAGACCTATATTAAAAATTTTAACGTTATACAAAATTATAAATAAACCTAAAGTTATTCCTGATGGTAATATTATAATTTGTTCAAATCATAAAAGTTTGCTGGATCCATTTTTATTAATATTGGCATTTGATAGAAATATTAAATTTATTGCTAAAAAGGAACTTTTTAAGTTTAAACCATTAGGTTGGTTTTTAAGACAAGTTGGAGCATTTCCGGTTGATAGAAAAAATAATGATATAGATGCTGTAAAAAAATCAATAGAAATACTTAAAAATAATGATGTATTAGGGATTTTCCCTGAAGGAACAAGAATTAAATCAGATAAAGATGTTAAAAGAGAAAATTTTAATAATGGAATAGCTATGATAGCATTAAGAAGTGATTCAAATATAATACCTATAGAAATAAAGGGAAAAATCGGACTTTTTTCAAAACCTAAAATTATATTTAAAGAATTAATACATATTGATGATTATAAATCTTTACCTAAAAAAGATATTTATAGAGTAATAGTTGATAAAGTATATAACAATATATACAATTAA
- the rpsA gene encoding 30S ribosomal protein S1 — protein MDNITNEEFMEQVEESMVKIYPKDIVKGTIINVKEDEVFVDIKYRYDGIVKKDEMSEEEAADPLKAFSVGDEIDVYVIKLDDGEGNVSLSTSRVEGLKNWKKLQEAFEKGEVVKASVKGSNAGGLVVKVMGINGFIPASQITTYFVKNFTQYEGQDLDTRILSIDEKKKRVVLSSRVLQEEKLDTVWEKLVPDAIVTGKVVRMVDFGAFIDLGGVDGLVHVSDISWDRISKPSDVLEIGQEVEVKILKANREKSRVSLGIKQLTEKPFDLFVKNHKAGDVLTGEVVNLLDFGAFLKLEESVEGLVHVSQISNEHVEKPSDVLNIGDKLEVKILEIDAENQRISLSKRALMEPKQTVKENKEVSEKVSSKPKVESKKTVKSEEPKEDNSFGSNLGDLLDNLNLED, from the coding sequence ATGGATAATATAACAAATGAAGAATTTATGGAACAAGTAGAAGAAAGCATGGTAAAAATTTACCCAAAAGATATTGTTAAGGGTACAATTATTAATGTTAAAGAAGATGAAGTATTTGTGGACATTAAATACCGTTATGATGGGATTGTAAAAAAAGATGAAATGTCTGAAGAAGAAGCTGCAGATCCATTAAAAGCATTTTCAGTTGGTGATGAAATAGATGTATATGTAATCAAATTAGATGATGGTGAAGGAAATGTATCATTATCAACAAGTAGAGTTGAAGGATTAAAAAACTGGAAAAAATTACAAGAAGCCTTTGAAAAAGGTGAAGTAGTTAAAGCTTCTGTAAAGGGTTCAAATGCTGGTGGATTAGTAGTTAAAGTTATGGGGATAAACGGATTTATTCCGGCATCACAAATTACTACTTATTTTGTAAAGAACTTCACACAATATGAAGGACAAGACTTAGATACAAGAATTTTAAGTATCGATGAAAAGAAAAAAAGAGTTGTATTATCAAGTCGTGTATTACAAGAAGAAAAATTAGATACTGTATGGGAAAAATTAGTTCCTGATGCAATTGTAACTGGTAAAGTTGTAAGAATGGTTGACTTTGGTGCATTTATTGACTTAGGTGGAGTAGACGGATTAGTTCACGTATCAGATATTTCTTGGGATAGAATTTCAAAACCATCAGACGTATTAGAAATTGGACAAGAAGTTGAAGTTAAAATCTTAAAAGCTAATAGAGAAAAGAGTAGAGTATCTTTAGGTATCAAACAATTAACAGAAAAGCCTTTTGATTTATTTGTTAAAAATCACAAAGCTGGAGATGTTTTAACCGGTGAAGTAGTAAACCTATTAGATTTTGGTGCTTTCTTAAAATTAGAAGAAAGTGTTGAGGGTTTGGTACATGTTTCTCAAATAAGTAATGAACATGTAGAAAAGCCATCAGACGTACTAAATATTGGAGATAAATTAGAAGTTAAAATTTTAGAAATTGATGCAGAAAATCAAAGAATTTCTTTAAGTAAAAGAGCTTTAATGGAGCCAAAACAAACTGTAAAAGAAAACAAAGAAGTTTCTGAAAAAGTAAGTAGTAAACCAAAAGTTGAGTCAAAGAAAACAGTAAAATCTGAAGAGCCAAAAGAAGATAATTCATTTGGATCAAACCTAGGTGACTTACTAGATAATTTGAATTTAGAAGACTAA
- a CDS encoding DMT family transporter: protein MNKIIKNRFSAYLLAILCMFLWGSAFPTIKTTYKILNIGTNDYFSMIYVAGLRFFIAGLIVLILMSFFDKRNIIQLKSNFTFLLKIGLIVISFGYLFFYIGTGNTSGMKSSLLTSSSTFLVVILSHFLLNDEDFNKFKLLAIILGISGVIFSNINKEFNFSFTFLGEGFLVINSLLSSYGTIFVKKYGKNVSPFATASGQFLYGSILLIIVGYFGHEKALHFNYQAIALILYGGIISSVAFTLWYFILREYKASEISFLRLFIPFFGTALSALILGEKLNFGILIGLILVIFGIIIINKSTELNKLTTGEK from the coding sequence ATGAATAAAATAATAAAAAATAGATTTAGTGCCTATTTACTTGCTATTTTATGTATGTTTTTGTGGGGGTCTGCATTTCCTACAATTAAAACAACTTACAAAATATTGAATATAGGGACGAATGATTATTTCTCAATGATTTATGTAGCCGGATTAAGATTTTTTATTGCCGGATTAATTGTATTAATTTTAATGTCATTTTTTGATAAAAGAAATATAATACAGCTAAAAAGTAATTTTACTTTTTTATTAAAAATTGGTTTAATTGTGATTTCTTTTGGATATTTATTTTTCTATATTGGTACCGGAAACACCTCAGGTATGAAATCATCTTTATTGACATCTTCATCTACTTTTTTAGTTGTAATATTATCACATTTTTTATTAAATGATGAAGATTTCAATAAATTTAAGCTTTTAGCAATTATATTAGGCATTTCGGGAGTAATTTTCTCGAATATTAATAAGGAGTTTAATTTTAGTTTTACATTTTTAGGCGAAGGATTTTTAGTTATTAACTCATTATTAAGTTCTTATGGGACAATATTTGTAAAAAAATATGGTAAAAATGTTTCACCATTTGCAACAGCGTCAGGACAATTTTTGTATGGTTCAATATTATTAATTATCGTTGGATATTTTGGACATGAAAAAGCACTACATTTTAATTATCAGGCTATTGCATTAATTTTATACGGCGGGATAATTTCATCTGTTGCATTTACATTATGGTATTTTATTTTAAGAGAATACAAAGCAAGCGAAATATCTTTTTTAAGATTATTTATACCATTTTTTGGTACAGCATTAAGTGCATTAATTTTAGGAGAAAAATTAAATTTTGGTATACTTATTGGGTTAATTTTAGTAATTTTTGGTATAATAATTATAAATAAATCTACCGAATTAAATAAATTAACTACAGGTGAAAAATGA